A window of Desulfuromonas soudanensis genomic DNA:
ACAGCAGCAGAATTAAAGCCGCTACTTCATACTTGGAGTTTATCTGTTGAAGAACAATATTATATATTGTTTCCTCTTTTTCTTATGGCTCTATGGAGACTTCGCAAACGTTTGATTTTTGGGTCCCTTATTGCTGTTTGTTTAATCAGCTTAGTTCTTTCGCAGTGGGGCGCTTATCATGAACCAGCTACAACCTTCTTTCTCTTACATACCCGTGCATGGGAAATTGCCATTGGGGCGATTATTGCTTTTTATTTCCTATATAAGCGGGAACAAGTTGAGCTCATTACATCCCATAGAATTCCAAGTGAGTTATTTGGATCTCTTGGTTTAGCGCTTATATGCTATTCAATATTTGCATTCAACAAAACAACACCATTTCCAAGTTTATATGCATTAGTTCCAACCATTGGTACTGCACTCATAATTATTTTTTCAAATTCTAAAACTTTTGTTGGTCGCCTACTTTCTACTAAAATAATGGTAGGAATTGGCTTGCTCAGCTACAGCGCATATCTCTGGCATCAGCCACTTTTTGTGTTTGCTCGACATAGAAGCTTGCAAAATCCCAGTGTTTCGTTGCTACTTTTGTTGTCGGTTTTTTCAATAGTGCTCGCATATCTGAGTTGGCGGTTTGTAGAAGTACCATTTAGAAATAAAATAACTTTTGACAAGAAGAAAATTTTTACCTTTTCTCTCATTGGTTCTATTTTTTTTATAACATTCGGTTTTACAGGAAAATATACTAATGGATTTATATTTAGATCACCAGACTCAGCCAATATGTCCAAATATGTCGAGGAATGCTCTAATGCAGGCATAGGATGCATGGATAACTTAACTAAAAACAGTTCTGTTTCTAGCGCATGCAAGATCGGCCAAATAAACAAGAAACCATCATTCATGATTTTTGGTGATAGCCATGCGGGATCATTTATTGCAGAATTAAATAATGTCTCCAAAAGCATCGATATATCAGGCCTAAATTACACTTATTCTTCGTGTCCCCCTCTCATGTTAGGAAAACACGTAGTCAAGGACCCTACTTATGATGTCTGTGAAGATTTAAGGGCATCATTCTTTTCCAATCTTGATACAGATAGTATACCTAACTACGTTATTCTCACACAACGATGGACGTTAATGATGGAGCAAGTGAGATATCAAAACCAAGAAGGTGGAAATGAATACGGTGAAGATTATATTTTCACAAATGAATACACTGAGTCTCTAGGATACCAAAATGCACTTGAAAAGGATTTTGTTGATTCAGTTACAAAAATTATTGAATCAGGAAGAAAAGTTATCCTTATTTATCCCATCCCGGAGATGGGATGGAATGTACCAGATTTACTCATGAAAAATAAATTTATATATAAAGATATCAATTCCGCCCTTGCTTCAACTAGCTACGATGCCTTCAAAAAAAGGAACTTTAGAACATACCAAGCATTGGACAAAATAGTTGAAAACAAAAACCTAATAAGAATATACCCGGAAAAATTATTTTGTAATAATTATATTGATGGCAGATGTATCGCACATATTGATGGAGTACCATTATATTATGATGACGACCACTTATCTTTTAAAGGAACAAAAATGATTTTAGATGATATTTTGGCTAAAACAAAAAATTTTACAAATTAAACGTTACCTTAAAGAAGCCAGAAATGATTTAGAGACACTCCCTAATCGTATCGCTAAAATGGGTCATGTCCCTAACTTTTTTAAAATATAAATGGAGAACCCCATGAAAACAATTGCGCTATTGTGTCTGTTCTTGGCAGCAGCCGTTACTATTGCCATAGCAGCAAATAAAAATAATTATGAAACCGATCATGACCATAGGTCAGATCTCGAGTTAAGATATATAGAACTCAATACCAAAATATTTCAAATACAAAATGATTTTGAAAGACACTTAAGTCAAAAGGACTATATTATCCTCGCACTTGAAGACAAAATCAAATTGCTTGAAAGTGATCTTTTCCAGACAACTCAAAGTTTGCGAAACCTCGAACTGGAAGTCTGGGACCTGAAAGATTCATCTGCATCCAATTCCAAGCTGACAGGTGCGATAGAGTCCCTTCCCGAATAATAACTGCCAACGACCGTCTTGCACCCTCCCCTATCCCCTCCCATCAAAGGAAGGAGACCTTTAAGTCCCCTCTCCCCTCGTGGGTGTATGGACCGGGATCACACCTCGAAGATGTATCCTCTAAGCCCCTATCCTCATGGGGTTTTTTACTTTCTCGTCAGGCTTTCAAGAAGTGGGGACGGCCTCACCTCTTTATAAATAACCGGGGACGGCCCCGCAAGGGAGAGGGGTGTTTATGAACTGGGTCATTCTTATTGTTGCGGGCTTATTCGAAATCGCATGGGCCATTGGGCTTAAGTACTCCGAGGGCTTCACCCGGCCATGGCCAACAGTCGCAACTGTTCTCGCGATGGCCATCAGTCTCGGTTTACTGGGTATCGCAATGAAAACGATTCCGGTGGGGACCGCATATGCGGTCTGGGTGGGTGTGGGCATGACGGGTACGGCGATATTGGGCATTGTCTTGTTCGACGAGTCCGCCAATGCTTTGCGACTGCTGAGCCTGGGATTTATCGTGGCAGGTCTCGTCGGTCTCAAACTTGCGACTCCGGCCTGATCGGGGAACCGGGGGGGCAAACTTCCAACCCCGATACCACCCTGGCCGCTGTTTGTCGCCTCGTCTTCTCACTGGCTGCCATTCTTGCATTTAGGGCAAGGCAAACGTATACTCCGCTCACTGAAGAAATGGAGCCATGCTATGGTCAAAAACCGCTACGGTATCATCCTTTTTCTGAAAACGCACAGGGAGGAACTGGTCCGGCGCTTTGGGGTGTCGGCGCTCCGCAGTTATGTCGAGGGGAATTCCCCATGAACTTTAGAGCCACTCTCCAGCAACTGCTCAGTTCCTTTGTCGAGGCAGAGATCGGCTATGCTCTGATCGGCGGCTATGCCGTCGGTTTGTGGGGGGTAGCACGCGGCACGGTCGATATCGATTTTCTGGTTGTACGCGACGATCTGCCGCTCCTCGACCAAATCATGAAAAAATGCGGCTTCAACCTGATCCATCGCTCAGAAAACGTCAGCCAGTTTTCTTCCTCGGCAGGCGGAATCGCTTTTCTTCACGCCTTTCGTCACCATACCCGGACAATGCTTGCTCGGGCGGTTGAGCGGTCGATTTTCGAGGGTGAAATTCTGGTCCGTGTGTTGCGCCCGGACGACCTCATCGGCATGAAGATTCAGGCGATGGCCAACGATCCGGACCGGATCCCGCTCGACCGTTATGACATCGAGGAATTGATGCGCCTGCACGGGTCAACCCTCGACTGGCTGTTGGTCGAGGAATACTTCGACCTCTTTGAGATGCCCAACCTTTTTGCGGAGCTGAAGACAAAATATGCGCCTCACTGAAGAAGAAAAAGCCGAGCTGCAGGCCCTGGCCAGTGCGCCGGGGCTCAGGTCGGATCTGGCCCGTTTGCGCAAAAGTCACCGCGACGACTTTATGGTCGATGGGGTGGTCGATAGCGAACGGGTGACCGAGGCGTTGACGGCGTATAGCGAGTTTGTGGGCGGCGGGAGTCGGCCGAGGCGGATTTTTGTTGAGCGAGTAATGAAGTTGTAGCGGGGCGGAATCAGCAATTTTTTTGCAGCTACCAGTTAAAAATGCATCGACTACTTTCGCCGCGACAAACCGTCCGCGGCGATTTCTTTTTTGGCAAAAGACCAAGAAGGTTCTCTTGCGCTGTCCGACGTCCCATGTCCGTTCATCATCGGATAACCCCGATACCACCCAAGGCGCACAAAAAAAAGCCCGGGCCGAAGCCCGGGCTGAATTCAAGACGCGATGATTTCAGGTATCAAATGGGGCCGGTGCCAATGGGGGCGCCCACCGTGACATCGGCATTGGCGTCCACTTCTCCCGGCAGGTAAGGACTGCTGGTAGGGACCCAGCCCTGCGAATCTACCTGGGGGTCGGTCAGCCAGTACATGCTGTAATCAGCGCCGTGGCAGTTGGTGCAGGCGGCGGTGATCGGCGTCGACCGGGCGATCGTATGCGGTGTTGCATACTTCCAGGTCGACAGGGACCCCATGTCCACTGTTGCGGGAGAATTGTCGGTCGGTGGGATGATGCCATCGACAAGATTAACTCCCGTGTACTGAAACACATCCTTGTCCACCGGCACGTGGCGGAGCACGGAATACGGTTTCCTGCCGGGTTCCCCGAAGAGCGGATTGTTGCCGACCCTGAAGGTAATCAGGGCATCGGGCACCGCGGCGGGATCGACTGCCTTGCGGGCTGCGAGGGTCGGATCTTCGCCGTTGATCCGGAAGAAGCCGAGCCCCTCGGCGGTCACATCGGTGTGACAGCTGAAGCAGTTCTTGTAAGGGAGCGCATGGCAGACCTGGCAGTCCATGGCACCCAGGTGCGCCGTGGTATGTTGGGATATGCCGGCAAAGGCTGTATCCGTTGCGCCGCCGTGGCAGTCGACGCACTGGGGTGCGGTCGTGACATCGAAGCGGTCGCCCTGATCGAGCGCAGGGTGGCCGACACCGTGCATTTCATCGCCGCTTTGACTGACATCGCTGTGGCAGTTCATGCAGGTCAGACCCGCCGTCTTGTGCACGTCGGGAACCAGTTGGAAGGTGCCGCCCCAGGGGCTGTCTGCCGCGAAGACGGCCTTGTTGCGGGCGAGCAGGGCATTGTTCAGGCCGTAATACTCGTCCTTGACCCGGGATCCGTGGCAGGCGGTGCAGTTGTTGTCCATGGAAGGGGTCTTGTTGAAGCCGTGGCCGCTGATCAGTCCGCCGCCGGCGGTGGCCGGAACGGAGATGTGGCACTGGCCGCAGGCAGTGGCCGCGGTTGCGCCGGTCCCTGTGGCGGTGTGGCATTTGGTGCACTGCGTCAAGAAACGCGCCTCAGACTCGGGATCGGTCATGTCGAAGCCGCGCTGCATGAGGATGGTGTTGTAGCCGCCCAGGTTGGTATGCAGGCCGGCGGCCGAACTGGCGACGATGGTGCTATGGCAGCCATCGCAGGTTTCTGCCGTAGCGGTCGCGACAAAACCGGTCGCATGGGCCGCTGCACGGGAATTGACGGAAACCTCTCCGCCATGGCAGCTGGTGCAGTCGCCATAATGGACGCTGTTGTTGGTAAGGATGGAAGGATACTGCTCTACGGAACCGTTGAAAATCCAGAATTTTTTTGACGCCGGCACGGGCGCCACAGATCCGCCTCAGCCTTCACCTTCTGAGGGGGGCGCCACCGACGCTATCGGTGGATTGGCGACCTCGCGATCATAGAAAACGGCGGTGAGACTGGAGTGACACTCGACGCAACCGGTCGGCGGCACGTAATCGGCAAGACTGGCCAGATCGACCGCGCTGCCATCGTTGAGGGGAAAGTCCCAGGCTTTGAACAGATCGAAATTCAACAGCTGACCCGAGGCAATGGCGGGACTGGTGTTCCAGCCGTTGATCCCGTAGAGGAGGTTCCTGGCCGGATACCCGAGAATCCCCAGGGCCATGGTGCTTATGGAACCGGTGTGGCCGGTGTAACAGTAGGCGACGACCGGTTTGGTCGGGTCGATGAGCTCGGAATTGGCCAGATCCGCCACCTTCTGGTAGGCGATGTTGATCGAGCCGGGAATATGTCCGAGTGCAAAATGAGCAGCGCTGCGGACGCTTACGATCTGGGGATCGTTCGCGGCGTTGCCGTCCTCCAGGTTGGTCGCCAGCGCCGAGGGGTAGACCTGGAGATCGAACTGGGTCGGAACGGAATTAAGGTAGTTTTTCGCCCGGACAAGAATCTTGTCGACAACCGTATCCACCGAGGCGGTGAAGGGGCTGAAAGCGGGATAGACGTCTGTAGGGGTTGCGGCTGCCGTTCCGGGTTGAGTCGCTTTCTCCACGACCACGCCGGCCGCTCCGGCATCGTCGAAGCGGGTGCCGACAGGCACGAGATCCCGGCGGAAGGACCAGGAAGTCATTCCCTGGAAGAGGCCGGTCGCTTTGGGATAGGGGAGTGCGGTCTTGGCATCCAGCGCTGCCTTCTGGGCGACCGGATCGGCAATCCGCGCCACGTTGATCAGCAGACTGGCCATATTGCCATCGTTGCCCCAGTAGGAAGCGACCACGACTTCGCGGTCGGCCGGGATGCCGGAGGTTCCGTCGAGAAGGGCCTGGGGGAGGTTCTGCAGGGGGATGTTGACGGCTCCCGGAATATGGCCGGCGGCATAATCCGCGGGCTCCCGGGTGTCGAGGATGAAGGGATCGGTGGTGGTGGCGGTGTCGTCGAAAAGGACTTTGGCCAGAGCATCGGGGTTTGTGGTGTTGTACCCAAGGGCCAGAACCAAATCGAGGCGCGCAGCAATTTCGGTCAGGTCTGTGCCAGGGACGGCACTCGTGCCGCTCACCTGCCCACCGGTATCTGTATTTACGGGCGGGGGTGAGGGGTTGTCATTGTCGCTATGGCAGCCGGCGGCAAAAAGAGCCGCGCTGCACATGGCGACAACCAAGAAGTAAAACAATCGTCGTCGAATCATGAATAACCTCCAATTGAGTTAAAGAACTCCTCTTCGCGACTTTTAACCTCCGCTGTTCACCTCCCTTCTGAATGCCTGCGGGACCGGAGGGAGGGATTCCCTCAAGGCCACACCAAGGTTAAAATTTGCTTTAAATTGGCATGCTTGGCCGGGTGAGTCAATAGAATAATTTAATACATCGTTATATGATGAGACTTCGATGGAGACTAAAAAACGGCTGATATGTTTCAAGCGATCACGGAAAAATTAGCGGACAAACGTCTCCTGCCGCGATAAACAAGCATTAACATTGACGGATTCCCCGGAGAATAGGTACAAAGAAGCTCCCTCATTAGCCAAACAAAGGAGACTCAATCATGCCGAGAATCGTTTTATTTCTGCTGATCCTGCTCTTTCCCGGGCTGGTCATGGGAGCGCAGACCCTTCCTTCGGTCAAGGTCAAAACAGCGCCGGTTCTCGACGGCTCCATCCAGGATCAGGTGTGGACCTCTGTGACCCCGCTCGTCATCACCGATGCCGTGGCCGGGGTCAAAATTCTCCTGCGTTCCGTTTATACCGACGACAGCGTCTACTTTCTGGCCATGTTCTCCGATCAGGCGGAGAACTCCTATCATATACCCTGGATCTGGGACGAGGCCGGCAAGACCTATGGAGAAGGGCCCCATCGGGAGGATACGTTCGTCTTCAAATGGAATCTGGAAGACAAGGACGTCAATCTCTCCAATTTCTCCGATGACAGTTACCGCGCCGACGAATGGTACTGGAAAGCCAACCGTTCCAATCTGGCCGGCTACGCCGACGACAAACTGCAAATCCTTTCCGATAAATCCACCCCGAAAGCCACGGAAACGATCAGCCCGAAGGGCAAAAAACGCTACCTGCAGAGGCTCAGCGACAGCGGCGAGCCCCCCTACCGGGAGGTGCCCAAGCCGACTGAATTCCTCGGCAACCTGGTCAATCGCTATGAAGCCCAGGTTCCGACCGGAAGCCATGCGGACGTTCGTGCCAAGGGGGTCTGGGAGGCCGGCTTCTGGTTCATCGAGGTGGCCCGCAAGCTCGCTACGGATGACAAACTCGACATCCAGTTTGCCCCCGAATCCGGCAAGAAATATCTTTTCGGCGTTTCGGTTTTCAGCCTCTACGGCAATTCCCCGGACGAAAGTCAGCCCAACCTCTATGGGATGGGGCGGATTTCCGAACCCCTCACCCTGGAGTTCCGCTGAGGTCCTCTCCTGAACACCGAAGGGGGAGCCGGCACTGTCCCGGCTCCCCCGACTTCAAACACACGGGCAGGTCCCCTTCCGTCTCGAAAAATCCCGACCCGCCCCCTTCAGTGTCACCCGCAATAAGACAGAACGTCCCCTCCCGCCTATGGATTTTTTTCAACAGGTTGCCGCCTGAGCAGAGCCTCGACTTCTTCGTCGCTCACATCGTGCCACTGCCGGTACGCGGCGGCGACGGCAAAACTCCACCCGGAGCGGATATTGGCGCAGCACAGCGCCTCGACCTCCCCGGCGAGACGCGCCACCGCCCGGTCGTGACCGGTCGGAACGGCGACGACGATCCGCTTTGCCCCCTCCCGGCGCAGAGCCGCCACCGCCGCCTGCATGGTGAATCCCGAGGCCAGTCCGTCGTCGACCAGGATCACCGTCCCCGTCGTCACATCAGGCCAGGGTCGATCCCCGCGAAAGCGCCCGATCCGCTGGCGCACCTTCTCCGTCGTCCGCTCGATCCCCTTTCGGATCTCCGCCTCGTCGAGACCGAGGGTCGGCAGAAGTTTTTCGTTGAGGAGCACCGTGCCGTCATAGGCCACGGCACCGTACCCCGCCTCGCTGTTCCAGGGGAGAACGATCTTGCTCACCGCCGCCACGTCGAGAGGGAGCCGGAGGAGTTCAGCGAGCCGCGCCGCCACCGGCACTCCGCCGGCGGGAATCCCCAGCACCACCCCGTCGCGACAGTTGGGGGGAACGACTCCGGCCAGAACCTCGCCGCCGTGGCGGCGGTCGGCAAAGACGGCGATACGACCGTGCAGGGTTGTGACTTCGTGGATGTTTCCCTTTTTTTCGGCCAAGGTGCATGCCTCCGGCAAACGTTGCGACGATCCCTGTTGACCCTTATAGCAAAGAGGCCGACGTTTTCCAGAAGGGAGAAGGGAGAAGGAACAGGGGAGAGGCCAGCGACACCAGGTCTTCTCAGCTTCTGAGAGCGCCTCAAGTCAAATCGCCGACACCCGGGATCCGTTGCCGCTCGGACATGATTCCGGTCAAACCCTCCTTTTTGATATGATTTCATTTTTCCCTTGAATCTCTAGTTACTTGCAGGCACCCTCCCCGTCTCCTCACCTCGTGTTTTTCCGGAGAAGTTCTGGCACAACCTGTGCAAAAGTCAGTGCACCAATTCGGCAAGCAATCCGGCCGATCTCTATCCGGCGGCCGCGGCCCCATTTCCATCAAGGAGTTCATCGATGAAGGTCAGACACTTTTCCATCGCCAGGCATCTCTCCGCCCTGCTCGGGGCGCTCATCCTCCTCCCCCTGGCCGCCGCTCCGGCTTCGGCACTGGACACCTTCTTCGTCGGACCCCGTGCCCTGGGAATGGCCGGTGCCAACGTCGCCTCGGTCAACGACACCACCGCCCAGTACTACAATCCCGCCGCCTTCGGCTTTTTCGGCTGCCGCGACGAGAAGGGGGAGCCGATTCTCTGCGACAACAACGACGTCGGCCGCAAGGACTGGGGGATCGACGCCGGCGCCGGCGCCGGTTACCGCCTGCACAACAAGTTCGGCGAGTATCTCGACGAACTGACGGCCATCGACTACCAGCTCCTCAGCGCCAACGGCATCCAGAGCGAGTCGGACCTGGTGGACCTCATCAACCTCGTCCACAGCCTCTCCGGTCTCGATCAGCCGGGGAACGCCATTACCGCCGACGCCAACGCCGGCGTCGGGGTGCGTATCGGCCACTTCGCCATCGGCGCCCGCGGCTATGCCCAGGCCTCCGGCGTCGTCGTCGACCTCGACCAGGCCAACCTCGGCCTGGCGACCTCCACGAACCTTGCAGCCGACATCGCCTCGGTACCG
This region includes:
- a CDS encoding acyltransferase family protein, yielding MGGYIGVDIFFVISGYLITTIILSDMNKGKFSIVTFYERRARRILPALFFVMFCCLPFAWFWLLPNHFKNFSRSLIAVSSFSSNFFFWKQSGYFSTAAELKPLLHTWSLSVEEQYYILFPLFLMALWRLRKRLIFGSLIAVCLISLVLSQWGAYHEPATTFFLLHTRAWEIAIGAIIAFYFLYKREQVELITSHRIPSELFGSLGLALICYSIFAFNKTTPFPSLYALVPTIGTALIIIFSNSKTFVGRLLSTKIMVGIGLLSYSAYLWHQPLFVFARHRSLQNPSVSLLLLLSVFSIVLAYLSWRFVEVPFRNKITFDKKKIFTFSLIGSIFFITFGFTGKYTNGFIFRSPDSANMSKYVEECSNAGIGCMDNLTKNSSVSSACKIGQINKKPSFMIFGDSHAGSFIAELNNVSKSIDISGLNYTYSSCPPLMLGKHVVKDPTYDVCEDLRASFFSNLDTDSIPNYVILTQRWTLMMEQVRYQNQEGGNEYGEDYIFTNEYTESLGYQNALEKDFVDSVTKIIESGRKVILIYPIPEMGWNVPDLLMKNKFIYKDINSALASTSYDAFKKRNFRTYQALDKIVENKNLIRIYPEKLFCNNYIDGRCIAHIDGVPLYYDDDHLSFKGTKMILDDILAKTKNFTN
- the sugE gene encoding quaternary ammonium compound efflux SMR transporter SugE, whose protein sequence is MNWVILIVAGLFEIAWAIGLKYSEGFTRPWPTVATVLAMAISLGLLGIAMKTIPVGTAYAVWVGVGMTGTAILGIVLFDESANALRLLSLGFIVAGLVGLKLATPA
- a CDS encoding rhodanese-like domain-containing protein; translation: MIRRRLFYFLVVAMCSAALFAAGCHSDNDNPSPPPVNTDTGGQVSGTSAVPGTDLTEIAARLDLVLALGYNTTNPDALAKVLFDDTATTTDPFILDTREPADYAAGHIPGAVNIPLQNLPQALLDGTSGIPADREVVVASYWGNDGNMASLLINVARIADPVAQKAALDAKTALPYPKATGLFQGMTSWSFRRDLVPVGTRFDDAGAAGVVVEKATQPGTAAATPTDVYPAFSPFTASVDTVVDKILVRAKNYLNSVPTQFDLQVYPSALATNLEDGNAANDPQIVSVRSAAHFALGHIPGSINIAYQKVADLANSELIDPTKPVVAYCYTGHTGSISTMALGILGYPARNLLYGINGWNTSPAIASGQLLNFDLFKAWDFPLNDGSAVDLASLADYVPPTGCVECHSSLTAVFYDREVANPPIASVAPPSEGEG
- a CDS encoding ethylbenzene dehydrogenase-related protein, which encodes MPRIVLFLLILLFPGLVMGAQTLPSVKVKTAPVLDGSIQDQVWTSVTPLVITDAVAGVKILLRSVYTDDSVYFLAMFSDQAENSYHIPWIWDEAGKTYGEGPHREDTFVFKWNLEDKDVNLSNFSDDSYRADEWYWKANRSNLAGYADDKLQILSDKSTPKATETISPKGKKRYLQRLSDSGEPPYREVPKPTEFLGNLVNRYEAQVPTGSHADVRAKGVWEAGFWFIEVARKLATDDKLDIQFAPESGKKYLFGVSVFSLYGNSPDESQPNLYGMGRISEPLTLEFR
- a CDS encoding phosphoribosyltransferase; protein product: MAEKKGNIHEVTTLHGRIAVFADRRHGGEVLAGVVPPNCRDGVVLGIPAGGVPVAARLAELLRLPLDVAAVSKIVLPWNSEAGYGAVAYDGTVLLNEKLLPTLGLDEAEIRKGIERTTEKVRQRIGRFRGDRPWPDVTTGTVILVDDGLASGFTMQAAVAALRREGAKRIVVAVPTGHDRAVARLAGEVEALCCANIRSGWSFAVAAAYRQWHDVSDEEVEALLRRQPVEKNP